The Clostridiales bacterium FE2011 sequence CTTCCTGGAGAACGTTATCGACTGGGGCCTCAGCCGTGAACGGTACTGGGGAACGCCCCTGCCGGTATGGAAGTGCGAAGAAGGCCACCTGCACGTGATCGGTTCCATCAAGGAGCTGCGCGAGATGGCCATCAACGATCCGGGTCCGGACATCGAACTGCACCGTCCCTTCATCGACGCGGTGACCATCCGCTGCCCCGAGTGCGGCAAGGAAATGCACCGGGTGAAGGAAGTTATCGACTGCTGGTACGACTCCGGCTCCATGCCTTTTGCCCAGTGGCACTATCCCTTTGAACACAAGGAAGAGTTTGAAGCGAACTTCCCCGCGGACTTCATCTCCGAAGCCATCGACCAGACCCGCGGATGGTTCTACACCCTGGAAGCGATCTCCACCCTGCTGTTTGACCGGGCACCCTTCAAGAACTGTATCGTGCTGGGTCACGTGCAGGACGCCGAAGGCCGCAAGATGTCCAAGCACCTGGGCAACGTGGTGGATCCCTTCGTAATGCTGGATAAATTCGGCGCCGACGCGCTGCGCTGGTACTTCTACACCACCTCCGCTCCGTGGCTGCCCAGCCGCTTCAGCGAAGAGGCCGTGCAGGAAGGACAGCGGAAGTTCCTGGCTACCCTGCAGAACACCTACGCGTTCTTCGCCATGTACGCCCAGATCGACGGATTCGATCCTGTGGCCCATCCGCTGGAGAAGACCGAGCTGACCCTGATGGATCGCTGGATCCTGTCCAAGCTGAACACCCTGATCGACCAGGTGGACGATGACCTGGCCAACTACCGGGTGACCGAGAGCGCCAACAAGCTGGCAGCCTTCGTGGACGAGCTGAGCAACTGGTACGTGCGCCGCGGCCGTGAACGGTTCTGGGGCAAGGGCATGGGCGGAGACAAGGAAGCCGCTTTCGCCACCCTGTATCATGTGCTGGTGACCCTGAGCAAGCTGTGCGCGCCCTTCATCCCGTTCCTGGCAGAAGAGATCTACCAGAACCTGGTGGTGAACAACGTGCCCGGCGCTCCGGAAAGCGTACACCTGTGCGACTTCCCGGTGGCTGACAAGGCTGCCGTGAACACCGATATCGAAGAGCAGATGGACGCCCTGGTGGAAGCCATCCAGCTGGGCCGCGCCTGCCGCAACACCGCGAACCTGAAGGTGCGCCAGCCCGTGCAGAAGCTGTACGTCAAGGGCGCGAAATTCGAGAAGGCCTACCAGGAACTGTGCGAAGACGAACTGAACGTGAAGGAAGTAATCTTCACCGACGACGCACGCGCCTTCACCACCTACCTGCTGAAGCCGCAGATGCGGACACTGGGACCGAAGTACGGCAAGCTGCTGGGCAAGATCGGCCAGTACCTGGGCCAGATGGACGGCAACGACGTGGTGGACGCCTTCGCCCGCGGCGAGGAAGTTTCCTTCATGATCGATGACACTGAAGTGAAGCTGAACAAGGACGACGTGCTGACCACGCCCATGAACAAGCCCGGATTCATCGCGGCGGAAGACCGCGGCGTGACCGTGGTGCTGGACACCAACCTGAATGACGAGCTGATCCGCGAAGGCTACGCCCGCGAGGTCATCTCCAAGGTGCAGACCATGCGTAAGGACGCCGGCTTCGAAGTGACCGACCGCATCAGCCTGTACTACGAAGGCGATGACGAGCTGGCCGCCGCACTGGAAGCCTACGCCGAAATGATCGGCCGGACCACACTGGCCACCTCCATGGCACGGGGAACCGCGCCGGAAGGCAGCGTAAGCCAGAAGTGGGATATCAACGGAAAGAAAGCTGAACTGGGGATCGCGAAAGCATGAGGATCGCCATGATCGGGCAGGACGTACCGACGCTCCTGCCCGCCCTTTTAACTGACCTGCTTTTTGCCGGAGCTGAAGCGAACGCAGAAGTGACGGTGGAGGAAGGCAATCCTGCGATGCAGGAGCTGCTGCAGGGCTACGGGGAAAAGATCTTTGCAAAGGCCGGAAAGGGAGGAACCTTTCAGGTCTTTTCCGAGCGCGAAAAAGTACTGGAAGGCGCCGACTGCGTGATCTACGCCGGCGACTGCCAGGCTGCCAGCCGTTTCTTCCAGGACCGCAGCGCACTGGACTCCGACGAGGAGGAAGATCCCGGCCTGACGGACCAGGCACGGGTGAACGGCGGCATCGAAGGCCTGCTGCACGCGCTGCGGGCCGGAGAAGTGATCCTGAAGCTCTGCGACGATATGGACAAATACTGCCCGAAGGCGCTGGTGATCAACCTGGGCCAGCCTGTGGCGCGGACCACCGCGGTGTTTGAAGACCGGGGATACCGCTGCTACGGCATGGGCCGGACGCCTATGCGGGGCGCCAACGGTATAGACAACTATGCCAAGCGGCTGCAGATCCGCCCGGAAAACGTGCAGGCGGTGACCGCCGGCCTGCCGGGATTCGCTTTCCTGATCGAGATGAAGGACGGAAAGACGGACCTGCTGACAAAGCTGAAGAAAGCCGCGGACAACGGCGAACTGGGCAGCCTGGCCAGGCGCTGGCTGGGATGGTGGGACGCGATCCCGGTTGGGGACGTGACGGACCACGCGGAGTTCCTGCCCGCCCAGGAAGGCTTTATCCCGGATGAACGCCCCGAATTCGGGGAGACCGTGGAAAAGCGTAAGGAACGCATCCTGTATATGAACACCGTGCGGGATCAGGGAGCGGACAGCCGTGAGGGCGCAATGGCCCAGCTGCTGCTGCTTTCCAAGGTGCCGCCGGTACGGCCGATGAAGCTGGCGCTGGCGCTGCTGCGTAACGAGACGGCGGAGATTCCCGCGGTAGCGAGGAAGAATGGCGGCACCATGCCGCAGCTGTCTCCGGAAGCGATCATCGAGACCGCCCTGATCCTGAAGGACGGAAAGCAGGAGATGCCTGCGATCCGGGTGCCGGAAGCGCTGGCGGATATCCTGTGCGAAGTGGACAATGCGAACCGGCTGGCGGCGAAGGCTGCCTTCGGCGACCGGGAAGCCCTGCGGGAGTATGTGGAAACAGATCCGGCGCTGGACGGCCTGGACCGGCTGTACTGCCGTGACGTTGTGGACGCATTAATCAGGATGCACGAAGACGTACTGACGCGCTTCTGAGCAATTCACAATTCATAATTCATAATTCACAATTATGAAGTGTGAAACCGGAAAGTCTGGCATTGCTGTGGTAAGCATATTGTATGTGATCAGCTTTGGATAGATTAGCGCAGTATATTTCATTATGAATTATGAATTGTGAATTATGAATTGAAAGGGAACCGATTTATGTTCTTAGCTGACAGCTGGAAGGACTATGAAGTGTTGGATACCGGCGACGGCGAAAAGCTTGAGCGCTGGGGCGATATTATCCTGCGCAGACCGGATCCTCAGACGATCTGGCCGAAAGCACAGGAAAAGCTCTGGAAGAGCGCCCAGGCCCATTATCACCGGAGTGAACGGGGTGGCGGCGAATGGGAGTTCCTGAAGAAACTGCCGGAACGCTGGACCGTGAAGCACGGGGATCTTTCCTTCTATGTGCGGCCCACGGGCTTCAAACATACAGGCCTGTTCCCGGAACAGGCGGCTAACTGGATCTGGATGAGCGACCTGATCCGGAAGGACGGACGGAAAGATATCAAGGTACTGAACCTGTTCGGCTATACCGGCGGCGCCACGCTGGCCTGCGCTGCCGCGGGCGCGCATGTGACCCATGTGGACGCGGCCAAGGGCATGGTGCAGTGGGCCAAGGAAAACCGGGAGCTGAGCAAGCTGCCGGAAGACAGGTTCCGCTGGATTGTGGAAGACGCCCTGCGCTTTGTGCAGCGGGAGCTGCGGCGCGGCAACAGCTATGACGGTATCCTGATGGATCCGCCCAGCTACGGCCGGGGACCTTCCGGCGAAGTATGGAAACTGGAAAACGAACTGTACGGGCTGATTGAAACCTGCGCGCAGGCGCTGAGCAAGGAGCCCCTGTTCTTCCTGATCAACAGCTATACCACCGGCTTCCAGGCAAGCGTGCTGAGCAACATGCTGGAGAAGTGCGTGGTGAGCCGCTTCGGCGGGAAGGTGGACAGCGAGGAGCTGTGCCTGCCCGTGACCGCGGGCGGTGTGCTGCCCTGCGGCGCCAGCGGGAGGTGGCAGCGTGATTGACCTGATCGGGGATATCCTGTACGAGGATAACCAGGTGCTGGTGGCTGTCAAACCGCCGAACATGCTGTCCCAGGCAGACAGGACCGGGGATCCGGATATCCTGAGCGTGCTGAAGAACTATATTAAAGAGAAGTATCACAAGCCCGGCAATGTCTATCTGGGCCTGGTGCACCGGCTGGACCGGCCGGTCGGCGGACTGATGGTCTTTGCCCGGACGAGCAAGGCGGCAGCACGACTGGACGCCCAGCTCCGGGAGCATGATATCGGCCGGCAGTATCTGTGCGTGGTGACCGGCGACGTGCCGAATGAATTCACCCTGACCGATTACCTGATCCACGACGAGATCAAGAACCGGGAAGTGGTGTGCGAGGCGGATGAAAAGGGCGGCAAGATGGCCATACTCCATGGCCGCTGCATTGACCGCCGGAACGGAACCGCCCTGTGCGCGATCCGCCTGGAAACCGGACGGAAGCATCAGATCCGGGCACAGATGAGCAATATCGGGGCGCCGCTGTGGGGAGACAACCGCTACGGCAAAGGCATCCCGGGACAGCAGATCGCCCTGTGGGGCTACAAGCTGACTTTCCGCCATCCCACCCAGAACGAGCTGATGACCTTCCACTCCCTGCCGGACGGAGGCATCTGGGATACTTACGCAGACCTGCTGACAATTCCGGAGGATACGGATCTCCCGAAGGAACGCCCGGCGCTGGTGCTGCGCGAAGAGGTCGTGCAGAAGCTGGAAGAGTTCGACAAGTTCAAGGAAATCAAAACAGACGAACTGTTGTAATACAGCAGGAAACCTGCTGGATTACAAATTCACAATTCATAATTCATAATTCACAATTATGAAGTGTATGCTGAATTGTGATTCTGTATCCGGACTGAAAAGTGAGATTGCACTGCTTTGACGGAGTTCAGGAAGATAAGTATATTCAATTATGAATTGTGAATTATGAATTATGAATTCAGAAAGGATTTGCCTTGAGTAAACCATTCAGTTATGAAGTGCTCCATGTGTGCAAGCAGTCCGGCGCGCGGCTGGGCGTGCTGCACACACCGCATGGAGATATCCCCACGCCGATTTATATGCCTGTGGGTACCAGTGCCTGCGTCAAGGCGATGACGCCCCGGGAAATGAAGGAAATCGGCACCAAGATCCTGCTGTCCAATACCTACCACCTGCATTTGCGGCCGGGCGAAGCCCTGGTGAAGGAAGCCGGCGGGCTGCACAAGTTCATGGGCTGGGACGGCCCGATCCTGACGGACAGCGGCGGATTCCAGGTGTTCTCCCTGGCGGGAATCCGGAAGATCAAGGAGGAAGGCGTTACCTTCCAGAGCCATCTGGACGGCTCCCGGCAGTTTATCGGCCCGGAAGAGTCCATGGATATCCAGCAGGCGCTGGGTTCCGACATCGCCATGGCCTTTGACGTGTGCTCTCCCTATCCCTGCGACTGGGAGACGGCAAAGAAGAACATGGAAATCACCCACAGGTGGGCGGAACGGTGCAAGAAGCACCACACCCGGGAAGATCAGGCACTGTTCGGTATCGTGCAGGGCGCATTCTACAAGGACCTGCGGGTTGAGAGCGCCAAGGCGCTTTCCAATATGGATTTCATCGGCTACGGCATCGGCGGCCTGAGCGTGGGCGAGCCGAAGCCTATCATGTATGAAATGCTGGATGAACTGATGCCCCATATGCCGGAGCAGAAGCCCCGGTACCTGATGGGCGTCGGAACGCCGGACTGCTTCATCGAGGCAGTGATCCGGGGCGTGGACATGTTTGACTGCGTACTGGCCACCCGTATTGCCCGCAACGGCAGCGTGATGACCAGCAAGGGCCGGGTTGTGGTGAAGAACGGGAAATACGCCCACGACTTCAGCCCCCTGGACGACCAGTGCGACTGTTACGCCTGCAAGAACTTCACCCGGGCTTATATCCGGCACCTGTTCAACGCGAAGGAGATCACCGGCGGACGGCTGGCCTCAATCCACAACCTGCGATTCCTGATCCACATGATGGAGGAAATCCGGGAAGCGATCGCGAATGACAGCTTGCTGGACTACCGTAAGGAGTTTTACGAGAGATATGATCTCACTAAGAATTTCTGATGGATCAGAAATTCTTAGGAATTCATAATTCACAATTCATAATTCATAATTATGATTAGTGTATTTACCCGGTGCGTGTCCTGTATCATTGTGCATTATGCATTATGAATTATGCATTATATAAAGGAGGACAAACCCATGAAGATCTTACCCGTAAGCGACCCGTCATTCCAGAACTACGGCCAGGTGATGACCGGCTACGACCTGAAGGAACTGCTGGAGACCCTGGACAAGGTTACTCCCTGCCCGGACGGTGTGGAATATGTGCCGGAGCAGCCCGAGCTGCAGGCGCTGGCCATCGAAAAGGACCTGCGGAACAACGCCTATGGCGGAATGCCCATCCAGATCGGCTGGTGCAACGGCCACAACACCAAGATGAACTGCCTGGAGTATCACCGGGACAGCGAGCTGAACGTCGGCACGGAAGATTTCATCCTGCTGCTGGCCAAGCGTGAAGATATCGTGGACGGCATTCTGGACACCGACAAGGTTGTTGCCTATCTGTGCCCCGCCGGCACCATGGTTGAAGTATATGCCACGACCCTGCACTATGCTCCCTGCAGCGCCAAGAAGGGCCAGGGCTTCAAAGTGATCGTGGTTCTGCCCAAGGGAACGAACCTGGCGAAGCCCGAGTTCACCGTGAAGAACGCTGAAGACGAACTGATGACCGCTGCCAACAAGTGGCTGCTGGCTCATGCGGATTCCGCTGAAGCCGCTTCCGGCGCGAAGGTCTGCATCAAGGGTGTGAACCCCGACATCGCGGATCTGATCTGATCAGCAATATAAACAGGGGACGCTGCAATGAACGCAGCGTCCTTTTTCATGTTGTGGTATAATATATCTGTTAAGCTGACAAAACAAAGCAGGAAAAAACAGGATGTTTCCGTGCGGATCGTTTAATGTATTAACAATACGAGGACGGGAGGCAAAGAGTATGGACAGACCCATTACTACACTGTTTATGCTGATGTCGGTGGACGGAAAAATAAGTACGGGAGCATCTGACGTACTGGACGTGGATCAGGACTTCCCTTATATGGATGGCGTCAAGGAAGGCCTTCATCAGTATTATGAGATAGAGCAGACCACGGACTTGTGGTCGCTGAACACCGGCAGGGTGCAGGCAAAGCTTGGGGTGAATGAAAAAGAGATGCCGCCCAAGACACCGGTTTCTTTTGTGCTGGTCGATAATTCCCATCTGAACGAGCACGGAGTCCGGTTTTTCTGCGAACTGTCGAAGCAGTTTGTGCTGATTACCACCAATCCGGATCATCCGGCCTTCAGGGTGAAGGCGGATAACCTGGGGATTATCCTTCAGGAAAAACAGTGCCTGGAAGAGGCACTTGTGAGGCTGAAGGAAGAATACGGGTGCGACAGGATCACGATCCAGAGTGGCGGAACCGTGAACGGACTGTTCCTGAGGGAAAAGCTCTTTGACTTTGTGGACATCGTTGTGGCGCCGGTGCTGGTCGGAGGAACGAATACCTCCACCTTGATTGACGGCGAATCCATTACCACCAGGGAGGAACTGGACAAGCTGGGGATACTGAAGCTGATCGATTGCGAGCAGCTGGAAGACTCATACGTCAGGCTGAGGTATGAAGTGATCGGATAACAGAAGACAAAAGGAAAAGGACGCTGCAATGACGCAGCGTCCTTTGCTTATTCATATGCTGTGAATTAAAGCTTATACAGTTCGCTGAATTTCTTCTTCAGGTGGTTTGTATAAACCTTCGCGTCCAGCGGACCGCCCATGGCGGCAGGCAGCAGATCCTGCGGCTTTTTCAGGCTGCCGTACTGGTGAATCTTATCGGCCAGCCAGGCGGTAACGGGGGCAAGGTCGCCCTTTTCCACCGTGGTCCAGACGTCCACGTCCTTTTCCATCTGCCCCAGCATCTGCACGCCGTAGGCGCTGCCCAGGGCGTAGCTGGGGAAGTAGCCGATGCCGCCGAAGGACCAGTGGCTGTCCTGCAGGACACCGCGCTTATGATCCGGCACGTCCACGCCCAGCACTTCCTTGTACAGCCGGTTCCATTCACCCGGAACATCCGCCACCTTCAGGTCGCCGGCGATCATGGCCTTTTCCAGTTCATAGCGGATCATGACGTGCAGGGAGTAGGTCAGTTCGTCCGCTTCGGTCCGGATCAGGGAAGGCTTGGACAGGTTGATGGCGGAATACAGCTCGTCTTCCGTGACGTCCTTCATCTGGGCGGGGAAGACTTCCTTCATGATCTTCAGCAGGGGAGTGCAGAAGGCGCGGCTGCGGCCGATGAGGTTTTCATAGAACCGGGACTGGCTTTCATGTACGCCCATGGATACGCCGCTGGCCAGATTGGAGAACTGCAGGTCGTCCCGGATGTTCAGCTCGTACAGGGCGTGACCGCCTTCATGGATGACGCTGTACATGCTGGAGAAGGGATCATTCTCATAATAGTGGGTGGTGATACGCACATCCCACTTGTTGGTGCTGTCGGTGAAGGGGTGCTCGGTTTCGCCCAGGGTGCAGTTCAGGGGATCAATGCCTTCCAGGGCCATAACCTTCCGGGAAAACAGGCGCTGGTCATTGACGGCCCAGGGTCCTTTCATAAAGGCAGGAACCGGCTTTTCCCGGGCGGCCACTTCCTTAATGACCGGGGACAGATCCTCCCGCAGGGTGCGGAAGAAGGGATCCAGGGATTCCATGGAAGCGCCTTTTTCAAACTGATCCAGCAGGACGTCATAGGCGGGCTTGGATGGATCCTTCAGGGAGGCGAAGCGGCGGCGGAAGGCTACGATCTTTTCCAGATAGGGAGCAAACAGGTCCCAGTCGCTCTTTTCCTTCGCGTCATGCCAGACGGCGCCGGATTCGTTTGTCAGCTCCTGATAGGCAACGAACTCCTCCATGGGCAGGATGTTGTATTCATCATAATTCTCCTTCAGCAGTTCCGCCTTGCGGAAGGTGACTTCGTCGGTCTCCTCTTTATGCTGCAGGATGGTCTCCAGCATTTCACCGGTTTCCGGGTTGACCAGCTGCTTGTAGGCCAGCTCGGTCAGGTAAGCCAGGGCCATACCCCGGCCTTTCCAGGAATTTTTGGGCGCGACGGTATCGCCATCCACGTACAAAATGCTCTGGGCGTGGTTCAGGGCATAGGTGGATTTTTCCAGTTCATCAAGTTTTGCGATTGCTTCATTCAGGGTCATGGGGTTCACTCTCCTTTATGGGCATGATTATAGCAGAAACCTGAGAGAAAAAGAAAGACGAGCCGGCGCCGAATGCCGGGACCATGAAAAACATTTTCCTTCGGGCTTGCCTGATGACCCTGTGCGCAGGTATACTTGCTGTATTAACAGCGATGGTTCCTTTCAAAAAGAGAAGGAAGTAAAAGAGGGACAAGGGCATGCCGTATTATCCGGAGAGAAGACCGGATCCGTATGCGGAAGAGCGGAAGCGGATCGAAGAAGCCGCGGCGCGGAAAAAGCGCCGCCGGCTGATCCTTGCTGCCGTGTTTGCCCTGATGATTATATACAGCGTGATCCGGCTGATCGCCTACGGCGCGGAATACTATTCCTCCCGGGAGACCAGCCAGGCCCTTTATGA is a genomic window containing:
- a CDS encoding RluA family pseudouridine synthase; this translates as MIGDILYEDNQVLVAVKPPNMLSQADRTGDPDILSVLKNYIKEKYHKPGNVYLGLVHRLDRPVGGLMVFARTSKAAARLDAQLREHDIGRQYLCVVTGDVPNEFTLTDYLIHDEIKNREVVCEADEKGGKMAILHGRCIDRRNGTALCAIRLETGRKHQIRAQMSNIGAPLWGDNRYGKGIPGQQIALWGYKLTFRHPTQNELMTFHSLPDGGIWDTYADLLTIPEDTDLPKERPALVLREEVVQKLEEFDKFKEIKTDELL
- a CDS encoding DUF4867 family protein; translated protein: MKILPVSDPSFQNYGQVMTGYDLKELLETLDKVTPCPDGVEYVPEQPELQALAIEKDLRNNAYGGMPIQIGWCNGHNTKMNCLEYHRDSELNVGTEDFILLLAKREDIVDGILDTDKVVAYLCPAGTMVEVYATTLHYAPCSAKKGQGFKVIVVLPKGTNLAKPEFTVKNAEDELMTAANKWLLAHADSAEAASGAKVCIKGVNPDIADLI
- a CDS encoding class I SAM-dependent methyltransferase, with amino-acid sequence MFLADSWKDYEVLDTGDGEKLERWGDIILRRPDPQTIWPKAQEKLWKSAQAHYHRSERGGGEWEFLKKLPERWTVKHGDLSFYVRPTGFKHTGLFPEQAANWIWMSDLIRKDGRKDIKVLNLFGYTGGATLACAAAGAHVTHVDAAKGMVQWAKENRELSKLPEDRFRWIVEDALRFVQRELRRGNSYDGILMDPPSYGRGPSGEVWKLENELYGLIETCAQALSKEPLFFLINSYTTGFQASVLSNMLEKCVVSRFGGKVDSEELCLPVTAGGVLPCGASGRWQRD
- the tgt gene encoding tRNA guanosine(34) transglycosylase Tgt — protein: MSKPFSYEVLHVCKQSGARLGVLHTPHGDIPTPIYMPVGTSACVKAMTPREMKEIGTKILLSNTYHLHLRPGEALVKEAGGLHKFMGWDGPILTDSGGFQVFSLAGIRKIKEEGVTFQSHLDGSRQFIGPEESMDIQQALGSDIAMAFDVCSPYPCDWETAKKNMEITHRWAERCKKHHTREDQALFGIVQGAFYKDLRVESAKALSNMDFIGYGIGGLSVGEPKPIMYEMLDELMPHMPEQKPRYLMGVGTPDCFIEAVIRGVDMFDCVLATRIARNGSVMTSKGRVVVKNGKYAHDFSPLDDQCDCYACKNFTRAYIRHLFNAKEITGGRLASIHNLRFLIHMMEEIREAIANDSLLDYRKEFYERYDLTKNF
- a CDS encoding isoleucine--tRNA ligase yields the protein MYTKVATDMNFVSREQAIAKMWNEKDIIRKSYHHRDGSERFTFFDGPPTANGKPHIGHIETRVIKDLIPRYQTMKGKSVLRKAGWDTHGLPVELEVEKALGLDGKPQIEKYGIEPFIGECKKSVWKYLHEWEKMSEKVGYWVDMEHPYITYENYYIESEWWSLKQIHEKGLLYQGHKIVPYCPRCGTALSSHEVAQGYKNVKETSAFVRFAVKGEENTYLLAWTTTPWTLPSNLALCVNPRDTYCKFTAPDGKKYIMAKALTEKVFEGQELAFEAEFVGTDLKGMEYEPLYRFVEPDKKAWFVVCDDYVTMEDGTGIVHIAPAFGEDDNRVCRENNVPFVNLVDTQGKFIAETTWAGTFVKDADPLILQDLKDRGLLFAAVPFAHDYPFCWRCDTPLLYYARPTWFIKMTALRDNLVRNNRTINWMPDNIKEGRMGNFLENVIDWGLSRERYWGTPLPVWKCEEGHLHVIGSIKELREMAINDPGPDIELHRPFIDAVTIRCPECGKEMHRVKEVIDCWYDSGSMPFAQWHYPFEHKEEFEANFPADFISEAIDQTRGWFYTLEAISTLLFDRAPFKNCIVLGHVQDAEGRKMSKHLGNVVDPFVMLDKFGADALRWYFYTTSAPWLPSRFSEEAVQEGQRKFLATLQNTYAFFAMYAQIDGFDPVAHPLEKTELTLMDRWILSKLNTLIDQVDDDLANYRVTESANKLAAFVDELSNWYVRRGRERFWGKGMGGDKEAAFATLYHVLVTLSKLCAPFIPFLAEEIYQNLVVNNVPGAPESVHLCDFPVADKAAVNTDIEEQMDALVEAIQLGRACRNTANLKVRQPVQKLYVKGAKFEKAYQELCEDELNVKEVIFTDDARAFTTYLLKPQMRTLGPKYGKLLGKIGQYLGQMDGNDVVDAFARGEEVSFMIDDTEVKLNKDDVLTTPMNKPGFIAAEDRGVTVVLDTNLNDELIREGYAREVISKVQTMRKDAGFEVTDRISLYYEGDDELAAALEAYAEMIGRTTLATSMARGTAPEGSVSQKWDINGKKAELGIAKA
- a CDS encoding dihydrofolate reductase family protein, encoding MDRPITTLFMLMSVDGKISTGASDVLDVDQDFPYMDGVKEGLHQYYEIEQTTDLWSLNTGRVQAKLGVNEKEMPPKTPVSFVLVDNSHLNEHGVRFFCELSKQFVLITTNPDHPAFRVKADNLGIILQEKQCLEEALVRLKEEYGCDRITIQSGGTVNGLFLREKLFDFVDIVVAPVLVGGTNTSTLIDGESITTREELDKLGILKLIDCEQLEDSYVRLRYEVIG
- a CDS encoding carboxypeptidase M32 gives rise to the protein MTLNEAIAKLDELEKSTYALNHAQSILYVDGDTVAPKNSWKGRGMALAYLTELAYKQLVNPETGEMLETILQHKEETDEVTFRKAELLKENYDEYNILPMEEFVAYQELTNESGAVWHDAKEKSDWDLFAPYLEKIVAFRRRFASLKDPSKPAYDVLLDQFEKGASMESLDPFFRTLREDLSPVIKEVAAREKPVPAFMKGPWAVNDQRLFSRKVMALEGIDPLNCTLGETEHPFTDSTNKWDVRITTHYYENDPFSSMYSVIHEGGHALYELNIRDDLQFSNLASGVSMGVHESQSRFYENLIGRSRAFCTPLLKIMKEVFPAQMKDVTEDELYSAINLSKPSLIRTEADELTYSLHVMIRYELEKAMIAGDLKVADVPGEWNRLYKEVLGVDVPDHKRGVLQDSHWSFGGIGYFPSYALGSAYGVQMLGQMEKDVDVWTTVEKGDLAPVTAWLADKIHQYGSLKKPQDLLPAAMGGPLDAKVYTNHLKKKFSELYKL